In Streptomyces seoulensis, the following are encoded in one genomic region:
- a CDS encoding nuclear transport factor 2 family protein translates to MHPFRAAVENRDTDAVEALLAENVVFTSPVAFKPYAGKPITAAILRGVLRVFEDFRYVKEIADPDGRDHAFVFTATVDGREIQGCDFLHFDEEGRIDDFTVMVRPLSAAQALSEAMGAQFERISREAAGA, encoded by the coding sequence GTGCATCCCTTCCGCGCCGCCGTGGAGAACCGAGACACCGACGCCGTCGAGGCCCTCCTCGCCGAGAACGTCGTCTTCACCAGTCCCGTCGCCTTCAAGCCGTACGCGGGCAAGCCGATCACCGCCGCGATCCTGCGGGGCGTCCTGCGGGTGTTCGAGGACTTCCGGTACGTGAAGGAGATCGCCGACCCGGACGGCCGGGACCACGCCTTCGTCTTCACGGCCACAGTCGACGGCCGGGAGATCCAGGGCTGCGACTTCCTGCACTTCGACGAGGAGGGGCGGATCGACGACTTCACCGTCATGGTCCGCCCCCTCTCGGCGGCTCAGGCGCTGTCCGAGGCGATGGGCGCGCAGTTCGAGCGCATCAGCCGGGAGGCGGCCGGCGCCTGA
- a CDS encoding type 1 glutamine amidotransferase domain-containing protein, with translation MSKILFVVTGADHWTLADGTLHPTGFWAEEAVAPYEAFKKAGDEVVVATPGGVVPTVDQGSLAPEVNGGQEGADRIAAALEAAPEFKQPVKLEDVNLDDYDAVFYPGGHGPMEDLAVDATSGRLLVDALDSGKPLAVVCHAPAALLAATRPDGTNAFAGYQVTGFSNDEETQAGFADKAKWLLQTRLGEAGLDVQVGEPWAPKVVVDRNLLTGQNPASSAPLAEEVLKRLG, from the coding sequence ATGTCGAAGATCCTTTTCGTGGTGACCGGCGCCGACCACTGGACGCTGGCCGACGGCACGCTGCACCCGACCGGCTTCTGGGCCGAGGAGGCCGTCGCGCCGTACGAGGCGTTCAAGAAGGCCGGTGACGAGGTGGTCGTGGCCACGCCGGGTGGGGTCGTGCCCACCGTCGACCAGGGCAGCCTCGCGCCGGAGGTCAACGGCGGCCAGGAGGGCGCCGACCGGATCGCCGCCGCGCTGGAGGCCGCGCCCGAGTTCAAGCAGCCGGTCAAGCTGGAGGACGTGAACCTCGACGACTACGACGCCGTCTTCTACCCCGGCGGCCACGGCCCCATGGAGGACCTCGCCGTGGACGCCACCTCCGGCCGACTGCTGGTCGACGCCCTCGACTCCGGCAAGCCGCTCGCCGTCGTCTGCCACGCCCCGGCGGCCCTCCTCGCCGCGACCCGGCCGGACGGCACCAACGCCTTCGCGGGCTATCAGGTCACCGGCTTCTCCAACGACGAGGAGACGCAGGCCGGTTTCGCCGACAAGGCCAAGTGGCTGCTGCAGACCCGGCTCGGCGAGGCGGGCCTGGACGTGCAGGTCGGAGAGCCCTGGGCGCCGAAGGTCGTGGTCGACCGGAACCTGCTCACGGGGCAGAACCCGGCCTCTTCCGCGCCGCTGGCCGAGGAAGTCCTCAAGCGGCTGGGCTGA
- a CDS encoding GlxA family transcriptional regulator gives MTTPHRVVVLALDGVYAFELGIPSRVFGSAGGRYEVLTCSADGGPVTTNSDFSVTVGHGPEALATADTVVLVPFDVSLVRRGLPPKLEAALAAVPPGTRIVSICTGAFVLAAAGRLDGRRATTHWALADTFRAWFPAVDLDPDVLFVDDGDLLTSAGAASGVDVCLHVVRRDHGAAVANDVARACVVPPWRDGGQAQYIQQPVPEEQASGTSATRAWALERLHEPLSLTELAGHARMSRRTFARRFGEEVGTSPGRWLIQQRVARARHLLETTDLAVDDLAAQVGFATGTSLREHLHAAIGVTPLAYRRTFRGAGVE, from the coding sequence ATGACCACTCCGCACCGCGTCGTCGTCCTCGCCCTGGACGGGGTCTACGCCTTCGAGCTGGGCATTCCCAGCCGCGTCTTCGGTTCGGCGGGGGGCCGCTACGAGGTGCTGACCTGCTCGGCCGACGGCGGGCCGGTCACCACCAACTCCGACTTCTCGGTCACGGTCGGGCACGGGCCCGAGGCGCTGGCGACGGCGGACACGGTCGTCCTCGTGCCGTTCGACGTCTCCCTGGTCCGCCGCGGTCTGCCCCCGAAACTGGAGGCCGCGCTCGCTGCCGTACCCCCCGGCACCCGCATCGTCTCCATCTGCACCGGCGCCTTCGTGCTGGCCGCCGCCGGCCGGCTCGACGGCCGCCGCGCCACCACCCACTGGGCCCTCGCGGACACCTTCCGCGCCTGGTTCCCGGCGGTGGACCTCGACCCGGACGTGCTGTTCGTGGACGACGGCGACCTCCTCACCTCGGCGGGCGCGGCCTCCGGGGTCGACGTCTGCCTGCACGTCGTACGCCGGGACCACGGCGCGGCCGTCGCCAACGACGTGGCCCGCGCCTGCGTCGTACCGCCGTGGCGGGACGGCGGGCAGGCGCAGTACATCCAGCAGCCGGTGCCCGAGGAGCAGGCCAGCGGCACCTCGGCCACCCGTGCGTGGGCGCTGGAGCGCCTGCACGAGCCGCTGTCGCTGACCGAGTTGGCCGGGCACGCCCGGATGAGCCGGCGCACCTTCGCGCGGCGGTTCGGCGAGGAGGTCGGGACGAGTCCCGGGCGCTGGCTCATCCAGCAGCGCGTCGCCCGCGCCCGGCATCTGCTGGAGACCACCGACCTCGCCGTGGACGATCTCGCCGCGCAGGTCGGCTTCGCCACCGGGACCTCGCTGCGCGAGCATCTGCACGCGGCGATCGGGGTGACCCCGCTGGCATACCGGCGGACGTTCCGGGGAGCCGGGGTGGAGTAG
- a CDS encoding NADP-dependent oxidoreductase, with protein MHAISQDEYGTPDVLKETELPRPKPGPSEILVSVRASGLNPTDWKHRTGGMFLDRLPLVLGWDVSGVVEEVGYGVTLFKPGDEVFGMLPYPYGVGAHAEYVKGPARAFAHKPESIDHVQAGALPLAALTAYQALVDTARVRPGQRVLVHAAAGGVGHLAVQIAKSLGAYVIGTASEPKHEFLRSLGADEVIDYRSVDFRDAVGDVDVVLDTISGETRVRSLEVLRPGGVLVSLLPGTDPEEPAKAQARGVRVETLLVEADQAGMRAVAELAASGALRAHVEGVYPLAEAAKAHAVGETGRVTGKLVLTVGS; from the coding sequence ATGCACGCCATCAGCCAGGACGAGTACGGCACCCCCGACGTCCTCAAGGAGACCGAGCTGCCCCGCCCGAAGCCGGGCCCGAGCGAGATCCTGGTCTCGGTCCGCGCCTCCGGACTCAACCCGACCGACTGGAAGCACCGCACCGGGGGCATGTTCCTCGACCGGCTCCCGCTCGTGCTCGGCTGGGACGTCTCCGGCGTCGTCGAGGAGGTCGGCTACGGCGTGACCCTCTTCAAGCCCGGCGACGAGGTCTTCGGCATGCTGCCCTACCCGTACGGCGTCGGCGCCCACGCGGAGTACGTGAAGGGCCCGGCCCGCGCCTTCGCCCACAAGCCGGAGTCGATCGACCACGTCCAGGCGGGCGCGCTGCCGCTGGCCGCGCTCACCGCGTACCAGGCGCTGGTGGACACCGCCCGAGTACGCCCCGGCCAGCGGGTGTTGGTGCACGCCGCCGCAGGAGGTGTCGGCCACCTCGCCGTACAGATCGCCAAGTCCCTCGGCGCGTACGTCATCGGTACCGCGAGCGAGCCCAAGCACGAGTTCCTGCGGTCGCTCGGCGCGGACGAGGTGATCGACTACCGCTCCGTCGACTTCCGGGACGCCGTGGGCGACGTGGACGTGGTGCTGGACACCATCTCCGGTGAGACGCGCGTACGTTCGCTGGAGGTGCTGCGGCCCGGCGGCGTGCTCGTCTCCCTGCTGCCCGGCACCGACCCCGAGGAGCCCGCCAAGGCCCAGGCCCGTGGCGTACGGGTGGAGACGCTGCTCGTGGAGGCGGACCAGGCGGGGATGCGGGCGGTCGCCGAGCTGGCGGCGTCCGGGGCGCTGCGGGCGCATGTCGAGGGCGTGTATCCGCTGGCGGAGGCTGCGAAGGCCCACGCGGTGGGGGAGACCGGGCGAGTCACCGGAAAGCTGGTGCTGACCGTCGGTTCCTGA
- a CDS encoding DUF397 domain-containing protein: MNNAESRAWFKSSYSGAEGGQCVEVALTPDTVHLRDSKAPTGPTLQLSPTAWADFLAADRYI; encoded by the coding sequence ATGAACAACGCCGAGTCCCGCGCCTGGTTCAAGAGCAGCTACAGCGGAGCTGAAGGCGGCCAGTGCGTAGAAGTCGCCCTCACCCCCGACACCGTCCACCTCCGCGACTCCAAAGCCCCCACCGGCCCCACCCTCCAGCTCTCCCCCACCGCCTGGGCCGACTTCCTCGCCGCGGACCGGTACATCTGA
- a CDS encoding helix-turn-helix domain-containing protein: protein MTRPRCTRGAGAGTSNTAGPRTADKSAQGVVAAFGQTVKTLRLRAGMDREELGRRLGYSAATIASFEQGRRIPPPRAIDRAEEVLDAGGLLTVWKEEVEKAQYPAFFQGMAQLEKQAMELQMYDTLVVNGLLQTEEYMRVLLEMRRPALDPETVEQRVTARLARQEILDRRTTTLLSFIMDESVLRHTYGGKAVLQGQLEHLLLAGSRRNVELQVMPTALDDNAGFDGPFTVVMRRDGKRFLYVEAQATSKLETDPEQAGLASARYGIIRSQALNPGESLEFIEKLLGEL from the coding sequence CTGACGCGACCCCGTTGTACGCGCGGTGCCGGCGCCGGTACGAGCAACACGGCGGGGCCGCGTACGGCGGACAAGTCCGCGCAGGGGGTTGTCGCGGCGTTCGGACAGACGGTGAAGACCCTCCGGCTACGGGCCGGCATGGACCGCGAGGAGCTTGGCAGGCGGCTCGGTTACTCGGCCGCGACGATCGCATCTTTCGAGCAGGGGAGGCGGATTCCACCGCCACGCGCGATCGACCGAGCCGAAGAAGTGCTGGACGCGGGCGGCTTGTTGACGGTCTGGAAGGAGGAGGTGGAAAAGGCGCAGTACCCCGCCTTCTTCCAGGGCATGGCCCAACTGGAGAAGCAGGCGATGGAACTGCAGATGTACGACACCCTTGTCGTCAACGGCCTCCTTCAGACCGAGGAATACATGCGGGTACTTCTGGAGATGCGGCGCCCGGCCCTCGATCCGGAGACGGTCGAGCAGCGCGTGACCGCCCGTCTCGCTCGACAGGAGATCCTGGACCGGCGCACCACGACACTGCTGAGCTTCATCATGGACGAGTCGGTTCTACGTCATACCTACGGCGGCAAGGCCGTGCTGCAAGGCCAGTTGGAGCACTTGCTCCTGGCGGGCAGCCGGCGCAACGTCGAGCTCCAGGTGATGCCGACAGCTCTCGACGACAACGCGGGCTTCGACGGACCCTTCACCGTCGTCATGCGCAGGGACGGAAAGCGATTCCTGTACGTGGAGGCCCAGGCGACCAGCAAGTTGGAGACCGATCCCGAACAGGCGGGTCTCGCCTCCGCGCGCTATGGGATCATCCGTTCGCAGGCTCTCAACCCGGGAGAGTCGCTGGAGTTCATCGAGAAGTTGCTGGGAGAGCTATGA
- a CDS encoding ATP-binding protein has product MMSSLGGPTDHLVTDFAMRFTSTPRGARLARRLVGVRLEEWGIPYGTDAHDDIVLITAELTANAVRHGHVAGRDFNVRLTLAGRTARIEVSDTRGERVPPRPGELGEPGLSDGGRGLLLVSRLASAWDWHVRGEGPGKVVWAECEVAADLERPRAHQGRM; this is encoded by the coding sequence ATGATGAGCAGCCTCGGCGGTCCCACGGACCACTTGGTCACCGACTTCGCCATGCGCTTCACGTCGACCCCGCGCGGTGCACGCCTCGCGCGTCGCCTGGTGGGCGTCCGCCTTGAGGAATGGGGCATCCCGTACGGCACGGACGCCCATGACGACATCGTCCTGATCACAGCGGAGCTGACCGCGAACGCGGTACGGCACGGGCACGTGGCGGGACGCGACTTCAACGTCCGGCTGACCCTGGCGGGGCGTACGGCGCGGATCGAGGTCTCCGACACGCGGGGAGAGCGGGTGCCGCCCCGGCCGGGGGAGTTGGGGGAACCTGGTCTGTCTGACGGCGGGAGGGGGCTGCTGCTGGTGTCCCGGCTGGCGTCGGCGTGGGACTGGCATGTGCGGGGGGAGGGGCCGGGGAAGGTGGTCTGGGCGGAGTGCGAGGTGGCCGCTGACCTCGAACGGCCTCGCGCTCACCAGGGCCGGATGTAG
- a CDS encoding diadenosine tetraphosphate hydrolase, whose product MTGDWRRDRIGTALRGENPTVLRRLTAGFAVIGDVQFLPGYSVLLVDEPDVQRLSDLPRAKRLSFLSDMDRLGEAVERACRRLDPAFRRVNLEILGNTDPFLHAHVWPRFAWEPAELVGKPVWLYPPDRWSGERFRLGPRHDGLRDAIGGELDGLRPGLPSGT is encoded by the coding sequence ATGACCGGTGACTGGCGGAGGGACCGGATCGGGACCGCGCTGCGGGGCGAGAACCCGACCGTGCTGCGGCGGCTGACGGCGGGGTTCGCCGTGATCGGGGACGTGCAGTTCCTGCCCGGCTACTCGGTTCTGCTCGTCGACGAGCCGGACGTACAGCGCCTGTCGGACCTGCCGAGGGCGAAGCGGCTGTCCTTCCTGTCGGACATGGACCGGCTCGGCGAAGCGGTCGAACGAGCCTGTCGCCGGCTGGACCCGGCCTTCCGGAGGGTCAACCTGGAGATCCTGGGGAACACGGACCCGTTCCTGCACGCCCATGTCTGGCCGAGGTTCGCATGGGAGCCGGCCGAGCTGGTGGGCAAGCCGGTGTGGCTCTATCCGCCTGACCGCTGGAGCGGCGAACGCTTCCGGCTCGGTCCACGGCACGACGGGCTGCGAGATGCGATCGGTGGGGAACTGGACGGGCTGCGACCGGGCCTCCCGAGCGGCACATGA
- a CDS encoding cytochrome P450 family protein produces the protein MPFSSRQGADVPEQQPPLVLDPTGADHHAEQRALRARGPATQVDILGVTAWSVSDPDLLKALLTSPDVSKDPRAHWPAFAETAPTWPLALWVAVTNMFTAYGGDHRRLRRMVAPAFSARRIAALQPVIESLVADLLDALAERPGDEVVDLRERLAYPLPITVISRLMGVPDVHTPEFRAAVDGVFDTTLTVEQATQNTRALYKWLDALIEAKRVTPADDLTSALIMARDEEGAGDALTHEELRDTLLLVISAGYETTVNVIDQAITTLLTDPAQLAHVRAGRASWADVVEETLRHEPAVKHLPLRYAVRDIPLPDGRRILAGDPILASYAAANRHPSWHGPSADTFDATRPAKDHLAFGHGIHFCLGAPLARLEVGTVLRMLFARFPGLELAAPAGELQPVPSLISNGHREVPVRLGGGRG, from the coding sequence ATGCCGTTCTCCTCTCGCCAAGGAGCTGACGTGCCCGAGCAGCAGCCGCCCCTGGTCCTCGATCCCACCGGCGCCGACCACCACGCCGAGCAGCGGGCGCTGCGTGCCCGGGGTCCGGCCACCCAGGTGGACATCCTCGGGGTCACAGCCTGGTCGGTGAGCGACCCGGACCTGCTGAAAGCCCTCCTGACCAGCCCGGACGTCTCGAAGGACCCCCGCGCCCACTGGCCGGCCTTCGCCGAGACGGCACCGACGTGGCCGCTGGCGCTGTGGGTGGCGGTGACCAACATGTTCACGGCGTACGGCGGCGACCACCGCAGGCTGCGCCGCATGGTCGCCCCGGCGTTCAGCGCCCGTCGGATCGCGGCGCTCCAGCCGGTGATCGAGTCGCTCGTGGCGGACCTGCTGGACGCGCTGGCCGAGCGCCCGGGTGACGAGGTGGTCGACCTGCGCGAGCGCCTCGCCTACCCGCTGCCCATCACGGTGATCAGCAGGCTGATGGGCGTACCGGACGTGCACACGCCGGAGTTCCGCGCGGCCGTGGACGGCGTCTTCGACACGACGCTGACCGTGGAGCAGGCGACCCAGAACACGCGGGCGCTGTACAAGTGGCTGGACGCGCTGATCGAGGCGAAGCGGGTGACTCCGGCCGACGATCTGACCTCCGCGCTCATCATGGCCCGCGACGAGGAGGGCGCGGGCGACGCCCTGACCCACGAGGAGTTGCGCGACACCCTGCTCCTGGTGATCAGCGCGGGCTACGAGACGACGGTGAACGTCATCGACCAGGCGATCACCACCCTCCTCACGGACCCCGCCCAGCTCGCCCACGTCCGCGCGGGCCGCGCGAGCTGGGCCGACGTGGTCGAGGAGACCCTGCGCCACGAGCCCGCGGTGAAGCACCTCCCCCTCCGCTACGCGGTCCGCGACATCCCCCTCCCGGACGGCCGCCGCATCCTGGCGGGCGACCCGATCCTCGCCTCCTACGCGGCCGCCAACCGCCACCCGTCCTGGCACGGCCCCTCCGCCGACACCTTCGACGCCACCCGCCCCGCCAAGGACCACCTGGCCTTCGGGCACGGCATCCACTTCTGCCTGGGCGCTCCGCTGGCCCGGCTGGAGGTGGGGACGGTGCTGCGGATGCTGTTCGCGCGATTCCCGGGGCTGGAACTGGCGGCACCCGCCGGGGAGTTGCAGCCGGTACCGTCACTGATCAGCAACGGTCACCGGGAGGTGCCGGTACGGCTGGGAGGGGGCCGGGGCTGA
- a CDS encoding SDR family NAD(P)-dependent oxidoreductase, whose translation MTNTLITGANKGLGFETARRLLAEGHTVYVGARDEERGRRAAEELGATFVQLDVTDDASVFAAVRTLGAAGGLDVLVNNAGIEPRRPDGGFVDPAAVTADDIREVFETNVFGPVRVLQAFLPLLLRSPAPVVVNVSSGLALTRALADPAAPEHFYPDLSYPASKAALNMLTVQYAKAFPNLRINAADPGFTATDLNHNTGTRSVAEGAEVIVRLACEGEVSGTFQEGAGVLPW comes from the coding sequence ATGACGAACACACTGATCACCGGAGCCAACAAGGGCCTCGGCTTCGAGACCGCCCGCCGCCTGCTGGCCGAGGGCCACACCGTGTACGTGGGCGCCCGCGACGAGGAGCGGGGCCGGCGGGCGGCCGAGGAGCTGGGCGCGACGTTCGTACAGCTCGACGTGACCGACGACGCGTCCGTATTCGCGGCGGTCCGCACGCTGGGCGCGGCGGGCGGCCTGGACGTGCTGGTCAACAACGCCGGCATCGAGCCGCGCCGCCCGGACGGCGGCTTCGTCGACCCGGCGGCGGTCACGGCGGACGACATACGGGAGGTCTTCGAGACGAACGTCTTCGGCCCGGTACGCGTCCTGCAAGCCTTCCTCCCCCTCCTCCTGCGCTCCCCCGCGCCGGTCGTCGTGAACGTCAGCAGCGGGCTGGCCCTCACCCGCGCCCTCGCCGACCCGGCCGCGCCGGAGCACTTCTACCCCGACCTCTCCTACCCCGCCTCCAAGGCCGCGCTGAACATGCTGACCGTGCAGTACGCGAAGGCGTTCCCGAACCTGCGGATCAACGCGGCGGATCCGGGCTTCACGGCGACGGACCTGAACCACAACACGGGGACGCGGAGCGTGGCGGAGGGGGCGGAGGTGATCGTGCGGCTGGCATGCGAGGGGGAGGTGAGCGGGACGTTCCAGGAGGGGGCGGGGGTACTGCCCTGGTGA
- a CDS encoding helix-turn-helix transcriptional regulator → MASAELGTAIHRWRDRLPPGEAGLPQGGRRRASGLRREELAQLAGISVDYVTRLEQGRATNPSSQVVEALTRALRLSAAERDHLYRLAGLAPPAPTSVPTFIPPSVHRLLDRLGRTPVAVYDATWTLLTANPPYAALMGDSTRWKGRQLNGVWRHFAGPGSGVRHAPQSLAAFESALVADLRAAAGRYPHDRALAELIAELRAHSVRFTELWDSGTVGVHDAARKTIDHPVVGPLTLDCDILSVAGSDLRVMVYTAEPGTEDAERLALLMVLGTQEVAV, encoded by the coding sequence ATGGCGAGCGCGGAACTCGGGACGGCGATCCACCGCTGGCGGGACCGGCTCCCGCCCGGCGAGGCGGGGCTGCCCCAGGGCGGCCGCAGACGGGCCTCCGGGCTACGGCGGGAGGAGCTGGCCCAGCTCGCCGGGATCTCCGTCGACTACGTGACCCGGCTGGAGCAGGGCCGCGCCACCAACCCCTCCTCCCAGGTCGTGGAGGCGCTCACCCGCGCGTTGCGCCTGTCGGCGGCCGAGCGCGACCATCTGTACCGGCTCGCCGGACTCGCCCCGCCCGCCCCGACGAGCGTGCCGACCTTCATCCCGCCCAGCGTGCACCGGCTGCTGGACCGCCTCGGCCGCACCCCGGTCGCCGTCTACGACGCCACCTGGACCCTGCTCACCGCCAACCCGCCCTACGCGGCCCTCATGGGCGACTCCACCCGCTGGAAGGGGCGCCAACTCAACGGCGTCTGGCGGCACTTCGCCGGTCCCGGCTCCGGGGTACGGCACGCCCCCCAGTCCCTGGCCGCCTTCGAGTCCGCCCTCGTCGCCGATCTCCGCGCGGCCGCCGGACGGTACCCGCACGACCGCGCCCTGGCCGAGTTGATCGCCGAACTGCGCGCCCACAGCGTCCGGTTCACGGAGCTGTGGGACAGCGGCACGGTCGGTGTCCACGACGCGGCACGCAAGACCATCGACCACCCGGTGGTCGGCCCGCTCACCCTGGACTGCGACATCCTCTCCGTCGCGGGCAGCGACCTGCGGGTCATGGTCTACACCGCCGAACCCGGCACCGAGGACGCCGAACGCCTCGCCCTGCTCATGGTGTTGGGAACGCAGGAGGTGGCCGTCTGA
- a CDS encoding SCO4225 family membrane protein, with the protein MAPTTRPHSGRLRAWLTLATDNWLSRGYLAAAGSAIGFFLYAVYLSPDPGFAAIWPFAATLPLSAIAFLTPTPELDPATNWLTPLLFTTWVSLCALVNAGLLGMAARAFRTRSAA; encoded by the coding sequence ATGGCCCCCACAACACGCCCTCACTCCGGACGACTTCGCGCCTGGCTGACCCTCGCCACCGACAACTGGCTCTCCCGCGGCTACCTCGCGGCTGCCGGCTCCGCGATCGGCTTCTTCCTCTACGCCGTCTACCTCTCCCCGGACCCCGGCTTCGCCGCCATCTGGCCCTTCGCCGCCACCCTCCCGCTCAGCGCCATCGCCTTCCTCACCCCCACCCCCGAACTGGACCCCGCAACCAACTGGCTCACCCCCCTCCTCTTCACCACCTGGGTATCCCTGTGCGCGCTGGTCAACGCGGGACTGCTGGGCATGGCGGCACGCGCGTTCCGGACCCGGTCCGCCGCTTAG
- a CDS encoding nucleotide triphosphate diphosphatase NUDT15, which yields MTYADKGRPSPHALTGAGVAVTDAAGRVLLGWSKKRGVWELPGGKNDAGEGFAEAAVRELAEETGLRADPEDARLLALLMDSVHGIPRVTAAVRVTAYKGEPTVREPELIAHWEWHDPATLPRPLFTPSAHVIDTVWPGLLPGLPPVHRYPLAMG from the coding sequence CTCGCCGCACGCGCTCACCGGCGCCGGGGTCGCCGTGACCGACGCGGCGGGCCGGGTGCTGCTGGGCTGGTCCAAGAAGCGCGGCGTCTGGGAGCTGCCGGGCGGCAAGAACGACGCCGGCGAGGGCTTCGCCGAGGCCGCCGTACGAGAGCTGGCCGAGGAGACCGGCCTACGGGCCGACCCGGAGGACGCACGCCTCCTGGCCCTCCTGATGGACTCGGTACACGGCATCCCCCGCGTGACGGCCGCGGTCCGCGTCACCGCCTACAAGGGCGAACCGACCGTCCGCGAGCCGGAGTTGATCGCCCACTGGGAATGGCACGACCCGGCGACACTCCCCCGCCCCCTGTTCACCCCGAGCGCACACGTCATCGACACGGTGTGGCCGGGCCTCCTACCGGGACTGCCCCCGGTCCACCGGTATCCGCTGGCGATGGGCTAA